From the genome of Candidatus Methylomirabilota bacterium, one region includes:
- a CDS encoding MFS transporter, whose translation MTSPRGLHPAWIVLAALTLCMMAGSGVRSVFGVYIKPMEAEFGWSRGALSGAAAISLLLLGAAGPLVGRMADRWGPRAVIGGALVLLGLGSIGSAFVQQLWHVYVTVGLLMALGAGGVAMTAGATVVARWFEARRGLAMGMAAGGMSAGQLVVIPLAAALTVWFGWRTSYFWLGLGLLVLVLPVGLWLIGNNPEDRGLRPYGAAGPLRSPAQAAATIAAGRVSVVDAAQTLPFWLLMATFFVCGYTSNGMVLTHFMPHALEHNFTPFQASAALGVMGAMNIMGTVGSGWICDRFGRRGPLAFYYFVRGLSLIFLLYVWNVPSLHVWAALFGLNYISTVPPTTTLTANIFGRYSVGELSGWIFFSHQVGAALGAALAGWIFEWTGSYASAFVSAALMAILAAGLSLLIREEPIGTRPTAAPAPATA comes from the coding sequence ATGACGTCTCCGCGCGGGCTGCACCCGGCCTGGATCGTGCTGGCCGCGCTCACCCTCTGCATGATGGCCGGGTCCGGTGTGCGCTCCGTCTTCGGCGTCTACATCAAGCCCATGGAGGCAGAGTTCGGCTGGAGCCGCGGCGCACTGTCCGGCGCCGCCGCGATCTCCCTGCTCCTGCTCGGCGCCGCCGGGCCACTGGTGGGACGGATGGCCGATCGCTGGGGACCCCGCGCGGTCATCGGCGGCGCCCTGGTCCTGCTGGGCCTCGGGTCAATCGGGTCGGCCTTCGTGCAGCAGCTCTGGCATGTCTACGTCACAGTGGGCCTGCTCATGGCACTGGGCGCCGGGGGTGTCGCCATGACCGCCGGCGCCACGGTAGTCGCCCGCTGGTTCGAGGCGCGGCGCGGGTTGGCCATGGGGATGGCCGCGGGCGGCATGTCGGCGGGACAGCTCGTCGTCATCCCGCTGGCCGCGGCCCTGACCGTCTGGTTCGGCTGGCGCACGAGCTACTTCTGGCTGGGCCTGGGCCTGCTGGTGCTCGTGCTTCCCGTCGGTCTCTGGCTCATCGGCAACAATCCCGAGGATCGCGGGCTCCGGCCCTATGGCGCCGCCGGACCCCTGCGGAGCCCGGCGCAGGCCGCCGCCACGATCGCGGCCGGACGCGTCTCGGTCGTCGACGCGGCCCAGACGCTGCCCTTCTGGCTCCTGATGGCGACCTTCTTTGTCTGCGGCTACACCTCCAACGGCATGGTCCTCACCCACTTCATGCCCCACGCGCTCGAGCACAACTTCACGCCCTTCCAGGCCTCGGCGGCGCTGGGGGTCATGGGCGCGATGAACATCATGGGCACGGTCGGCTCGGGCTGGATCTGCGACCGCTTCGGGCGCCGGGGGCCGCTGGCCTTCTACTACTTCGTCCGCGGGCTCTCGCTGATCTTCCTGCTCTACGTGTGGAACGTGCCGTCGCTGCACGTGTGGGCGGCCCTCTTCGGCCTCAACTACATCTCGACGGTGCCGCCGACGACGACGCTGACCGCCAACATCTTCGGACGCTACTCGGTGGGCGAGCTCAGCGGCTGGATCTTCTTCTCCCACCAGGTCGGCGCCGCGCTCGGCGCCGCGCTGGCGGGCTGGATCTTCGAGTGGACGGGCAGCTATGCGAGCGCGTTCGTCTCCGCCGCGCTGATGGCCATCCTGGCCGCCGGCCTCAGCCTGCTCATTCGCGAGGAGCCCATCGGGACGCGGCCCACCGCCGCCCCCGCGCCGGCGACGGCCTAG
- the clpB gene encoding ATP-dependent chaperone ClpB, translating into MNRFDKLTVKAQEALQAAQSLADQQSHQAIEPEHLLHALIQQREGVVGPLLGKLGTRPDAIQRALEAELARMPKVRAASGQYMSDRLRVALERAQTEAERLKDEYVSTEHLLIGLAQDRDGAAGRVLAANGVTPDGIYRALVEVRGTQRVSDPNPEDKYQALQRYSRDLTELGRKGKLDPVIGRDEEIRRVIQVLSRRTKNNPVLIGEPGVGKTAIVEGLAQRIAAGDVPEGLKGKRLIALDIGGMVAGSKYRGEFEDRLKAVLREITESAGQIICFIDEMHTLVGAGAAEGAVDAANMLKPALARGELRCIGATTLDEYRKHVEKDPALERRFQPVMVREPSVEDAIAILRGLKERYEVHHKVKIKDAALVAAAVLSHRYIADRFLPDKAIDLVDEAAARLRMQIDSMPQEIDEIERRIMQLEIERVSVARDQDDAGARERLGRIDAELAELKEKSAALKTQWQAEKEGIARIGKIKEEIETAKQAMADAERRGDLNRAAELRYGTLLGLEKQLREMEAQLAQQHQRGRMLREEVDEEDIATVVAKWTGIPVTRLLEGETQKLLSMEARLAQRVVGQDEAIRAVSNAVRRARSGLSDPNRPIGSFLFLGPTGVGKTELARALAEFLFDDERAMIRLDMSEYMEKHTVARLIGAPPGYVGYEEGGQLTEAVRRRPYSVVLFDEIEKAHADVFNVLLQLLDDGRLTDGQGRTVDFRNVVCIMTSNLGSHIFQEYEQPEKVRPMILQELRNTLRPEFLNRIDEVVIFRPLGREELARIVDIQLGHLRRRLADRRIALEVTEAARALLAREGYDPTFGARPLKRTIQRLVQDPLALKLLEHEFSEGDTVTVDAQGDQFVFRRTAVAEVAD; encoded by the coding sequence GTGAACCGATTCGACAAGCTCACCGTCAAGGCCCAGGAGGCGCTCCAGGCCGCGCAGTCGCTGGCCGACCAGCAGAGCCACCAGGCGATCGAGCCGGAGCACCTGCTGCACGCGCTCATCCAGCAGCGCGAAGGCGTCGTGGGCCCCCTGCTCGGGAAGCTGGGCACGCGGCCCGACGCCATCCAGCGAGCGCTGGAGGCCGAGCTGGCCCGGATGCCCAAGGTCCGCGCCGCCAGCGGCCAGTACATGAGCGATCGTCTCCGCGTCGCGCTCGAGCGGGCGCAGACGGAAGCCGAACGCCTCAAGGACGAGTACGTGTCCACCGAGCACCTCCTGATCGGCCTGGCCCAGGACCGCGACGGCGCCGCCGGCCGCGTGCTGGCCGCCAACGGCGTCACCCCCGACGGTATCTACCGGGCGCTGGTGGAGGTCCGCGGCACCCAGCGCGTCAGCGACCCCAACCCCGAGGACAAGTACCAGGCGCTCCAGCGCTACTCGCGCGACCTCACCGAGCTCGGCCGCAAGGGCAAGCTCGATCCGGTGATCGGCCGCGACGAGGAGATCCGGCGCGTCATCCAGGTGCTGTCGCGACGCACCAAGAACAACCCGGTGCTCATCGGGGAGCCGGGCGTGGGCAAGACCGCGATCGTCGAGGGTCTGGCTCAGCGGATCGCGGCCGGCGACGTGCCGGAGGGCCTCAAGGGCAAGCGCCTCATCGCGCTCGACATCGGCGGCATGGTGGCGGGCTCGAAGTACCGCGGGGAGTTCGAGGACCGGCTCAAGGCGGTGCTGCGCGAGATCACGGAGTCCGCGGGCCAGATCATCTGCTTCATCGACGAGATGCACACGCTGGTGGGGGCCGGGGCCGCCGAAGGCGCGGTGGACGCCGCCAACATGCTTAAGCCGGCGCTGGCGCGGGGCGAGCTGCGCTGCATCGGCGCCACCACGCTCGACGAGTACCGCAAGCACGTCGAGAAGGACCCGGCCCTGGAGCGCCGGTTCCAGCCGGTCATGGTGCGCGAGCCCTCGGTGGAGGATGCGATCGCCATCCTGCGGGGGCTCAAGGAGCGGTACGAGGTCCACCACAAGGTGAAGATCAAGGACGCCGCCCTGGTGGCGGCGGCCGTTCTTTCTCACCGTTACATCGCCGACCGCTTCCTGCCCGACAAGGCCATCGACCTCGTGGACGAGGCGGCGGCGCGCCTCCGGATGCAGATTGACTCGATGCCGCAGGAGATCGACGAGATCGAGCGGCGCATCATGCAGCTGGAGATCGAGCGCGTGTCGGTGGCCCGCGACCAGGACGATGCCGGGGCCCGCGAGCGCCTCGGCCGCATCGACGCCGAGCTGGCGGAGCTGAAGGAGAAATCGGCGGCCCTCAAGACCCAGTGGCAGGCCGAGAAGGAAGGCATCGCCCGCATCGGCAAGATCAAGGAGGAGATCGAGACCGCCAAGCAGGCGATGGCCGACGCCGAGCGCCGCGGCGACCTCAATCGCGCCGCCGAGCTCCGCTACGGCACGCTGCTCGGGCTCGAGAAGCAGCTCCGCGAGATGGAGGCCCAGCTCGCCCAGCAGCACCAGCGCGGGCGCATGCTCCGCGAAGAGGTGGACGAGGAAGACATCGCGACCGTGGTGGCCAAGTGGACGGGCATTCCGGTCACCCGGCTGCTCGAGGGCGAGACCCAGAAATTGCTGTCGATGGAAGCGCGCCTGGCCCAGCGGGTCGTAGGCCAGGACGAGGCCATCCGGGCCGTGTCGAACGCGGTGCGCCGCGCCCGCTCGGGCCTCAGCGACCCCAACCGCCCGATCGGCTCTTTCCTCTTCCTGGGTCCCACGGGCGTCGGCAAGACCGAGCTGGCGCGGGCGCTGGCCGAGTTCCTCTTCGACGACGAGCGGGCCATGATCCGCCTGGACATGTCCGAGTACATGGAGAAGCACACCGTGGCCCGCCTCATCGGCGCGCCGCCGGGATACGTCGGCTACGAGGAGGGCGGCCAGCTCACGGAAGCCGTTCGCCGGCGTCCTTACTCCGTGGTCCTCTTCGATGAAATCGAAAAGGCTCACGCCGACGTCTTCAACGTCCTGCTGCAGCTCCTCGACGACGGACGGCTCACCGACGGCCAGGGCCGGACGGTCGACTTCCGCAATGTCGTATGCATCATGACCTCGAACCTGGGCTCGCACATCTTCCAGGAGTACGAGCAGCCCGAGAAAGTCCGGCCGATGATCCTGCAAGAGCTCCGGAACACGCTGCGGCCGGAGTTCCTCAACCGGATCGACGAGGTCGTGATCTTCCGGCCGCTGGGCCGCGAGGAGCTGGCGCGCATCGTCGACATCCAGCTCGGCCATCTGCGCCGGCGGCTGGCCGACCGGCGCATCGCGCTCGAGGTCACCGAGGCGGCCCGGGCGCTGCTGGCCCGCGAGGGCTACGACCCCACCTTCGGGGCCCGGCCGCTCAAGCGCACGATCCAGCGGCTCGTCCAGGACCCCCTGGCGCTCAAGCTGCTCGAGCACGAGTTCAGCGAGGGCGACACGGTGACGGTGGACGCGCAGGGGGACCAGTTCGTCTTCCGCCGCACCGCCGTGGCGGAAGTCGCCGACTAG
- a CDS encoding DnaJ C-terminal domain-containing protein, producing MAVEFKDYYKILGVDRNADDKTIKSAYRRLARKHHPDVAKGKDGAERFKEINEAYEVLSDPEKRRRYDSLGSDWHRYAQRAPGPGAGGFRVEYGGDPGDLGDFSDFFRTIFSDLLSRGSGGVRTGRGAGRRRDIEDLLGGFGTGGARPSGQDVQANVEITLEEAFQGARKTLALEMNEPCPGCQGSGHVGGQPCATCQGGGWQRARRNLDVKIPAGVRTGQRVRVAGEGGGAPGGRGDLYLVVTVARHPLFERRGDDLHLELPVTAPEAALGATVEVPTLRGKVSMKIPPGTSSGRTFRLPGYGMPRVKGGGAGDQLVKVKIVMPADLTPAERDHYQKLQAQRSDNPRAWLG from the coding sequence ATGGCCGTCGAATTCAAGGACTACTACAAGATTCTCGGCGTCGACCGGAACGCGGACGACAAGACGATCAAGTCCGCCTACCGGCGACTCGCCCGCAAGCACCATCCCGACGTCGCCAAGGGCAAGGACGGCGCCGAACGCTTCAAGGAGATCAACGAGGCGTACGAGGTCCTCTCCGATCCCGAGAAGCGCCGGCGGTACGACAGCCTGGGATCCGACTGGCACCGCTACGCCCAGCGCGCGCCCGGTCCCGGCGCCGGCGGCTTCCGCGTGGAATACGGCGGTGATCCGGGCGACCTCGGTGACTTCTCCGACTTCTTCCGGACGATTTTCTCGGATCTCCTGTCTCGCGGGAGCGGGGGCGTTCGCACGGGTCGCGGGGCGGGCCGCCGCCGCGACATCGAGGATCTCCTCGGGGGATTCGGCACCGGCGGCGCGCGACCCTCGGGCCAGGACGTCCAGGCCAACGTGGAGATCACCCTCGAGGAGGCGTTTCAGGGGGCGCGCAAGACGCTCGCGCTCGAGATGAACGAGCCCTGCCCCGGCTGCCAGGGCTCGGGCCACGTCGGCGGCCAGCCCTGCGCGACCTGCCAGGGCGGCGGCTGGCAGCGCGCGCGCCGCAACCTCGACGTGAAGATTCCCGCCGGAGTGCGCACGGGCCAGCGCGTGCGCGTAGCCGGCGAGGGGGGCGGGGCGCCGGGCGGGCGCGGTGACCTCTACCTGGTCGTGACCGTGGCCCGGCACCCGCTCTTCGAGCGCCGGGGCGACGACCTCCACCTCGAGCTTCCCGTCACCGCCCCGGAGGCGGCGCTCGGCGCCACCGTGGAAGTGCCGACCCTGCGCGGCAAGGTCTCCATGAAGATCCCGCCCGGCACCTCCAGCGGCCGCACGTTCCGGCTGCCCGGGTACGGGATGCCGCGCGTGAAGGGCGGCGGGGCCGGCGACCAGCTCGTCAAGGTGAAGATCGTCATGCCCGCGGACCTCACGCCGGCCGAGCGGGATCACTATCAGAAGCTCCAGGCGCAGCGGAGCGACAACCCGCGCGCCTGGTTGGGATGA